One stretch of Astatotilapia calliptera chromosome 3, fAstCal1.2, whole genome shotgun sequence DNA includes these proteins:
- the LOC113010776 gene encoding programmed cell death 1 ligand 1-like, with translation MSVTASLCSTLLFFGIFVFVSADQKTIRAESGQDVTLTCRAPNNSIIIVLEWSREDLGDEYVLFYRNEQLDPGNQHPSFRNRVDLQDKQMKDGDVSLILKNVTINDAGTYECRVETVTKRRKRASLDTNPISIISLSVVPPGHTGGDNKDEGGGKEDGGKEDGPVGLIVGLSVPALLLVAAVVGFLIYRKHKQQSQGPY, from the exons ATGTCTGTAACTGCGTCACTCTGCTccactttgctgttttttggcATCTTCGTGTTTGTCTCCGCAG ACCAGAAAACCATCAGAGCTGAGTCTGGGCAGgacgtcactctgacatgtcgagctccaaacaacagTATCATCATCGTTTTAGAGTGGAGCAGAGAAGACCTGGGAGATGAATATGTGCTTTTTTATCGGAATGAGCAGTTGGATCCAGGCAACCAACATCCATCTTTTaggaaccgggtggatctgcaagacaaacagatgaaggatggagacgtgtctttgattctcaAGAATGTGACGATAAATGATGCAggaacatacgagtgtcgtGTTGAGACAGTGACAAAACGCAGGAAGAGAGCCAGTTTAGATACTAATCCCATCAGCATCATCAGTCTAAGTGTcgttcctccag gtcacacAGGAGGAGACAACAAAGATGAaggtggagggaaggaggatggagggaaggaggatggaccTGTTGGACTGATTGTTGGTCTGAGTGTTCCTGCTCTGcttcttgttgctgctgttgttggttttttaatctacagaaaacataaacagcagAGTCAGGGTCCATACTAG